From Pseudoalteromonas piratica:
AGCCTCTCGCTCCATTAGTTTTCTTTAATACAGAGGCGCCTTATTCACCAAATAACTATTATAACGTCAAATATGGCCCAAAAGATGAAAATGGAAACTCTTACCAGATCAATGATTGGCGCCGTCGTATGGAAGATACCGGTGGTCGACTCAATATTCGAGACTATAAGACGTTTAGAACCGTAGTAGGCTTTAATGGCGTTTTCCAAAATGGTTGGGATTGGGAAATATCGTATAACTTTGGTCAAAGTGATTCGGTAGAACGTACCGAGGGTTATTTCAATCTTCAACGAGTAGGTGAAGCTGTCGGTCCAACAGGTTGGTTAGATGAAAATGGCTCATTAATTACGGATGCAAATGGTAATCCGGTTGTTGATGCTGCTAATGGCGCTCAATTAGTGTGTCTGAATTCAGAAAACACAGTGATTGATGGCTGCTTGCCTCTTAATATTTTTGGACAGCCTGGAACTGAAACAGGTATTACTCCTGAAATGTTGCAGTATATCTCAGGGGATTACAATACTGTTGAGCTTGGTCAAAACCGCCAAGAAGTGATTTCAGCTGTTGTGTCTGGTGACTTATTTGACCTACCAGCAGGGCCTGTTGGTTTTGCTGCTGGCTATGAGTATCGTAAAGAGTCTGGTTACTACAAACCTGACACGCTTATTTTGCAGGGTACAACAACGGCAGGTGATGCTGTAAGTACACAGGGCGGATATGACGTACAAGAAGTTTTTGGTGAAGTCGTTGTGCCTATTTTAGACGACGCCGCTTTTGCACATATGTTAGAGCTAAGTGCCGCAGTTCGTTATTCAGACTACAGTTCATTTGGCGATAATACCTCAGGCAAGATTGGTGTGAAATGGATGCCAGTTGATTCGTTATTACTTCGTACTACCGTATCAACTGCATTTAGAGCGCCAACTATTGATGATTTAGTTGGTGGTGCAGCTATTGGCTTCCCTGAGGCTGCTGACCCTTGTGATGCAAATACTTATGGTTCTGCAGAGGCTTACCAAGCAGTGAAAAACTCAGCAAACTGGGCCAACTGTGTTAACACAGGGGTACCTGAAATAGGCTATGACTCTGATGGTGTAGAACAAATACCAACAAATACCGGTGGCGCAGTAAACTGGGGTGGTGCGATAGAGCTTGAGCCAGAAGAAGCTGATGTACTGACAGTCGGTATGGTTTATACACCAGATTTTATTGAGAATTTATCCTTTAGTATTGATTACTGGGAAATTCAGTTAGATAACGCGCTATCTACAGTCGGTACACAAAGTGCACTAACTGGTTGCTTTGAAAATGGTGAGTACTGCGAGCGTATCAGACGATTTGCGCCTGACAGCCCTGCTTATGGTGGCATCATCACAGTAGATGATTACGCCGTTAACGTTGGTGGTATTGATACGTCGGGTGTTGATTTTGACATACGTTACACAATGGATTCTGATTTTGGTGAGTGGCGTTTCTCATTAGACGGTACTTATCTTCTTGAATATGACAAACACCTAGCGTCACAGACAATTGATCATGTTGGTCGGTTTGAAGTTAACCATGATGGTCATTTCGCTGAACTTAAAACTAACTTCACGGTTGGTTGGTCAATGGATGAGTGGGATGCGACCCTTACAACACGTTATATCGATGGTGTAACTGAAACAGAGAATGGATGGTGGACGGATCCATTTGAGCGCAGTGTAGAGTCGAATGTTGTAGTTGATATTCAAGGTAGTTATCTTGTAACAGATCATCTTACAGTCACTGCGGGTGTCGATAACCTATTCGACGAACAGCCGCCATTCGTTTATTCAGCATTTGGTGCAAATACAGATGTATCGACTTATGACATTATTGGTCGTTATATGTATTTACGCGCGGTCGTGAGTTTCTAAAAATATCTAAGGAATTGGGGTGAGGAATCACCCCTTTAAATAAGGAAGGTAAAATGCGTAAAAGTATTATATGTCTAGCAATTCCAATGTTATTTCTTATGGGCTGCGAATCATCGCAAGATATGTTTAAACGCCAAAAGGCGGCCAGTGTTGAACAAAATGAAATGCTTTATGAAGAACATGGTGTGCGATGTGAAATGATGTCTCGAACTGGCAGTAATCGTAAAACAAAAGTGTGTAGAACAATCGAACAGATTAAAAAAGATGAAGAAGTAGCACAGAATACGTTAAAACGATTGAGAAAACCTGAAATTACCCGTGATAA
This genomic window contains:
- a CDS encoding TonB-dependent receptor plug domain-containing protein; translated protein: MVQFRKSVLKIAISTALLSSYSFAATAAEETAENQVERIEVTGSRIKRTDMEGANPVTTIDAVAISKMSVNNVGDLLQNLTSSAGAAVNTQTNNGGDSSTRFSLRGIGDERTLVLINGRRVVAGGNGANASVDLNTIPTSVVKRVEVLKDGASATYGSDAIAGVVNIITRNDYEGFELKLNAGQSGESDAEAKGIDLTFGSASDRGNVVVALGYNDQGDAFQGDRSFSEYELRAFPDGSTQRGGSSAPPWSNVDGAPGSANNPENPNADQNVTRGPDYGDWRPFDGATDSYNYNPVNYLQTPSKRKYANVFANYLLGEFGVLGEVNSFAEVSYVQTVGKRLIAPEPLAPLVFFNTEAPYSPNNYYNVKYGPKDENGNSYQINDWRRRMEDTGGRLNIRDYKTFRTVVGFNGVFQNGWDWEISYNFGQSDSVERTEGYFNLQRVGEAVGPTGWLDENGSLITDANGNPVVDAANGAQLVCLNSENTVIDGCLPLNIFGQPGTETGITPEMLQYISGDYNTVELGQNRQEVISAVVSGDLFDLPAGPVGFAAGYEYRKESGYYKPDTLILQGTTTAGDAVSTQGGYDVQEVFGEVVVPILDDAAFAHMLELSAAVRYSDYSSFGDNTSGKIGVKWMPVDSLLLRTTVSTAFRAPTIDDLVGGAAIGFPEAADPCDANTYGSAEAYQAVKNSANWANCVNTGVPEIGYDSDGVEQIPTNTGGAVNWGGAIELEPEEADVLTVGMVYTPDFIENLSFSIDYWEIQLDNALSTVGTQSALTGCFENGEYCERIRRFAPDSPAYGGIITVDDYAVNVGGIDTSGVDFDIRYTMDSDFGEWRFSLDGTYLLEYDKHLASQTIDHVGRFEVNHDGHFAELKTNFTVGWSMDEWDATLTTRYIDGVTETENGWWTDPFERSVESNVVVDIQGSYLVTDHLTVTAGVDNLFDEQPPFVYSAFGANTDVSTYDIIGRYMYLRAVVSF